The DNA segment CCGCGTCGGCCGTCGTCTCGGCGGTCCCGTTCTGACCGGCCTGGCCGAGCGAGACGCCCGACAACCGGAGTTGGGTCAGCGTGTAGTTCTCGACCACCGCGGTTTCGGCGGCCAGCGCGGGCTGACCGGTCGACTCGGCCGCCCCGCCGGTCGCGCCGCCGGCCTGCGAGAGGGAGACGTTCTCGGTCGCGCCGACGTAGACCGTCGCGTTCTCGACCGCGAGGCCGTCGACGGTCTGGTTCTGGAGGACCGCCTCGTCGATGACGAGCCGAGTCTCGATGCGGACGCGTCCGCTCTCCTCGATGAGCGCCTTCGCGAGCGTGTCGTTCCGGATGGTGACGTTCTCGACGGTCAGGTCGGTCACGAACCCGGTCGACTCGATGCGCTGGACCGCCACGTCGTTGTAGGTTCGGTTAGTGGCGTTCTCGCCCGACGCGTTCACCAACGTCAGGTGTCCGAACTGCGCGTTGCGGACCGTGACGTTACGCAGCGTGAGTTGCTCGACGGTCACGTTCCGGGCTTCTACGTGAGTCCCGGAGCCCTGGGTCGCGTTGCCGGCCTGCTGGGTCGCGTTCGTCCCCGGGGCCTGGGTTTCGTTCGCGCCCTGGGCCTGCTGGGTGTCGTCTGTCGCCTGCGTCTGCTGGGCCGCGGTGGTCGTGCCCTCGTCGGTCGCGCCGCTGCGGGCCTCGGCCTTCGTGGTTTCGGTCTGCGTGGTCGTCTCCTGCAGGGCCGAGTCGGCGGACCCCGCTCCCGGTTGGGCAGGGCCGACGTCGCCGATGAGTCCGGCCGCCCCGCCGGTGAGCGCGAGCAGCAGTGCTACCAGTATCGCCAGTGTGTCGTTCATTCCGCGACTCGCTACGCCGAGGCCGCGGATAAACGACCGAGTCCGTTTTGGCGACCGCGCGCCGACATTTCGCTCCGTTTCGTATTACAGCGCCGTTTCGATTCCGAGCGGGTCGTTACACCGAGGTTAACCGGGGCGACCGGCCGCGACCGAGGGAGAGGGTCCGTCGCGGGCCGGCGGAGGAACGAGCCACTACCGGCGGGAGGACGCAACCGCGCTCCCGTAACGGTGACGCCAATTTAAGGGCGTCTGCGTGTGGTTTCCCGTAGATGTTCGACACAGACCATGCGACCCTGATAGTCGGAGTAGTAGCGCTCGCGGTCGTCGCGCCGCTCGCGGCCGGCGCCGGCGTTCCGGCCGCGCAGAACGACCGGCCGACTCAGTCGGCCGGTCTACAGTCCGCCTCCACCGCCGACGGCCCGGCCCAGACCGGGCAGGGCGTCGGCGTGGGCAGGCTCTCGGCCGAGACGGTGATGCTCCGCAACGTCACGGCGACCGACGTGGTAGTACGGGATCTAACCGTCCGCCGGATGGGCCAGCACCGGAACGTGACGTTCGCGAACGTCTCGCTCGACCGCGTTGTCGTCCAGCGGGCGAACCTCTCGGACGTGCAAATCCGTGATGCGACGATACGAAGCCGGGAACTGCTCTCGGCCCTCGGCATTCCCTTCGGCGGGTTCAACCTGAGCAATCGTTCGGTCCGGCGCGTCACCATCCGGAACCGGACTGTCGACGGCGTGGTCGTCCGGAGCCTGACCGTTCGGTCGGCCCCGGGACTGAACCTCTCGAACACGGAGAGCGTCGCGGGCGACGCCGCGGTGAACGTTTCGTCGCCGGCGCTCACGGCAGGCAACGTGACCGTGAGCCAAGTTCGGTCGTTCCAGGTTTCGGTCGCCGGGCAACCACCGGCGAACGCGACGGCCGAGGCGGCCAGATTGACGGGACTGAATGCCGAGACGGCCGCGGAATCGGCGTAGTCCCTCCTTTTTCGTCGAGACACCGAAATCGGCTCCGGAACGTCCGGAAACCGGAGAAGGGCGAGCGTCAGAAACCGGAGAGAGCGTCGCGGGACCTTACTCCTCGAAGCCGCCCGACGACCAGACCGTTATCTCGTCGTCGGCCGCGACCGCGACGTACTGGATCTGCTCGGTCGGGTCCTCCCACACCACCGGCGCGGGGGTGATGCGGTCGGCGTCGGTCTGGGCGCTCCAGATGCGCTCGCCGGTCTTGGCGTCGAGCGCGTAGAGGTGGCCGCCCGAGGAGGCGACGAACAGGACGCCGCCGGCGGTCGCGGTCGTGCCGCCAGGCCAGATGCGCCAGTGGGACCACTCGGGGCTGACGTCCGGGAGTTCGGTCCGCCACGCGAGGTCGCCGCTGGCGGGGTCGACCGCCTGAACGTACGCGTTGTGGGTGGTGTCTTCGGAGGCGAGTCGCGAACCGCCCTCCGCGAGCGTGATGTCGCCCTCCGTCACGTACTCCCAGTCGGGGTCGTAGGAGACCCGCTGGGCCGCCTCGACGGCGGCGATGTACCGCATCCCGGTTTCGGGGTCGTACGCGCACGGCGGCCACTCGGTCGCGCCGATGGTGCCCGGCCAGGCGGTCGCGGCGTTCTTCTCGCCCCGAGGCGGGAGTGCGAGAAAGTGCTCGGCCCACTCGTGGTCCTGCTTGGTCCAGGGCGCGGTGCGTTCGAGCAGTCGGCCGGTTTCGGCGTCGTAGACGTAGGTCCAGCCGGCCTTCTGGTCGGTCGAGACCGCGCGCCGGGTTTCGCCGTCGACCTCCAGGTCGAAGACGGTCGGGGTGGCGTGGCTGTCGTAGTCCCACAGTTCGTGGGGAATCTGCTGGCTGGCCCAGTTGATCTTGCCCGAGTCGAGGTCCACGGCGACGATGGAGTTCGAGTGGTGGTTCGGCCCGGGCCGGACGAGTCCGTTCATCATCGGACACGGGTTGCCGACCGCGTAGAACACCGTGTTCGTCTGGGGATCGACCGAGGGACTCATCCACGGGGCGGCGCTGGCGAACCGCCAGCTCTCGTCGACCCAGGCGTCCTCCGGGGCCATGTTGACGGTCCACTGGACGTCGCCGGACTCGGCGTCGACCGAGGAGGCGACGCACCAGCCGCCGAAGTCGCCGCTCATGCCGACGAGGATTCGGCCGTCGTAGGCGATGGGCGCCTGGCTGATGGACATCCGCTTGGGGTACTCCATCTCGCGCTGCTGGCGCTCCGTCAGCATGTTCGTCTCCCACTCCTTCTCGCCGGTGTACCGGTTGAGCGCGACCAGGTGCGTGTCGGTCGTCGCGAAGTACACCTTGTCCTTCCACACCGCCACGCCGCGGTTGCGGCCGGTCTGTCCGACCGCGTCCTCCGGTAGCGCGTACTTGAACTGCCAGTACTTCTTCCCGTTCCGGGCGTTGGCCGCGACGACCGAGAGGTTGCTCGTGGTGTAGTACATCACCGGCGGGTCGGTCGGGACGATGATCGGGTTCGTCTCGATGCCCGCGCTGTCGGTCGGGATGGAGTACTTCTGGGTGAGGCTGGCGACGTTGTCGGAGTCGAGCCTGTCGACCGGCGTGTAGCCGCGCTGGCCCAGTCCCTTGTCGTAGGTGAGCCACGAGTCGCGGCGCTCGCCGTCCTCCCGGAGCATGTTCGTCGTCACGGAGAGCTTCGGCATGTCTTCCTGTGCGGCCCCCGGACCCGGCGGCTGTTGGATGGGTTGCTGCTGTTGCTGGCCGTCACCGCCGCCGCGGACCTGCATGTCGCCGACCATCGAGTTCGGGTGGATGGTGCAGATGTACTGGGACATCTCCTCGGTCGCCGTGAACACCAGCGTGACCGTCGCGCCCTGCGAGGAGTACACCTCGGTCCCCATCAGCCGGTTACCGTCGGCGTCCTGGATGACGAAGTTGTGCGGGGCGCCGTCGATGTTCTCCCAGCGGACCCGGTAGCGGTTGCCCGCCTCCAGGTTCAGCGTGGGGTTCACCTGCCCCTCGATTCGCTTGGGTTGGCGACCGTGCCAGCCGGAGATGCCGCCGCCGAACACGAACTCCGTGTCGTAGTCCTGCATGAAGTTGACGTGCTCGTCCTCGTCGCGGGCCTCCGGCCCGGTGTCGATGTAGTGCGGTCGCTCCTCCGGTTCGATCTCCTCGGTCTCGGGGTCGATATCGGCGGACATCGTTAGTTAGGAATTTCCAGGTCGTTGTCGCGCTCGGCGCGGGCCTCCTCGTCGATCCAATATGCGTCCTCGGGCAGCAGGTTCTGGGCGATGGCCTGCAGTGCGAACCCGCTGGATAGTAGTCCGGCAAGTTCGTCGTCCGTGGTGTCGGCGCCGCGGGCATCGCCGTCCGCGACGCGGCGGGCGCCGTCGACCATCAGGTCGAACCCGGCCGCCATGGCGCGGGCGTCCCACGTTGCGTCGGCCAGGATGTCGTCGGTCAGCAGCACCGCGTTCGTCCAGATGTGTTCGTCGAGGTCTTCGAGCCACAGCAGGACGCCGCCGGCCGCGGCCTTGGTCATCGGCGGGACGTACTTGGCGAACTCCATCTGCTCGCGGGGCAGTTGGTCGGTCGACACCCAGTGGCGGTCGCCGATGCGTTCGCGGTGGTTGACCGTGGTCGCCAGCAGGTCGACCAGTTCCCGCTGGTCGAAGCCGAGTTCTGACAGCGACCCCGCCAGCCCTTCGCTCACGACGAACCGCCGGACGCTGTCCTCGATGTACCCCGGCGTGAACTCCGGCAGTCGCTCGGTCGTGCTCTCGAAGAAGCCGACCTCGCCCAGGTGGTCGTAGACGGGGCGGGCCGCCTCCGCGACCGCCGCGAACTCCCCGCGGGGCCCCTCGTTCATTCCGGGGAGGCCGCGCTCGGGGACCGCGGTCAGTCCCGACGCCGCCTCGGCGACCGCCGCCTGACGGTCGGCGAGCAGGCTAGCGTCGAGTTCGCCCGCGAGGTCCGACCGAATCGCCTCGCCGACGCTCGCCAGTCGCTCGGACCCGCCCGTAGAGAGTTCCGACCGCACGTCGTCGAGGGTCGCCCCGCCGGCGGCGACGGCACCCCCGACGCCGAGTGCCTTCAGAAACTCCCGGCGCTGTTCGTCAGTTACACGTTCGTCTCCGTAGCCGTGAGCCATGTTCTCCAGTTCGGGTAAGGGAAGAATCCCGAAAAGGAGCCGACATAGTTTCCCAGCGTTCCGCGTTTCAATGCCCGATGTCGCCGATTCTAAGACGGTGGGCTTCGAACCGAAACGGCCCGGGTCGTTCGAGGCTCCGCCTAACGCGTCGCCGCCGGTCCGGCGGTTCGCCGACGCGCGGGGAACGACCGATTACTCCGCCGCCGACCGGGTCCCGGCGGTCGTCCGAACGTCGGACGACCGCCGGGGAACGACCGCGAACCCCGCGGAAAAACGGCGGTAAATTCTGCGGGAAACCGCGACGAGAGGCTCCTCCTCGGCGCAGTCCGGACTTCGGCCCGAATCCCTTTAGTAAGCGTCGTGGTACGACGAGGGGGTATGTTAGACGCTCT comes from the Halorussus vallis genome and includes:
- a CDS encoding twin-arginine translocation signal domain-containing protein, coding for MAHGYGDERVTDEQRREFLKALGVGGAVAAGGATLDDVRSELSTGGSERLASVGEAIRSDLAGELDASLLADRQAAVAEAASGLTAVPERGLPGMNEGPRGEFAAVAEAARPVYDHLGEVGFFESTTERLPEFTPGYIEDSVRRFVVSEGLAGSLSELGFDQRELVDLLATTVNHRERIGDRHWVSTDQLPREQMEFAKYVPPMTKAAAGGVLLWLEDLDEHIWTNAVLLTDDILADATWDARAMAAGFDLMVDGARRVADGDARGADTTDDELAGLLSSGFALQAIAQNLLPEDAYWIDEEARAERDNDLEIPN
- a CDS encoding outer membrane protein assembly factor BamB family protein, translated to MSADIDPETEEIEPEERPHYIDTGPEARDEDEHVNFMQDYDTEFVFGGGISGWHGRQPKRIEGQVNPTLNLEAGNRYRVRWENIDGAPHNFVIQDADGNRLMGTEVYSSQGATVTLVFTATEEMSQYICTIHPNSMVGDMQVRGGGDGQQQQQPIQQPPGPGAAQEDMPKLSVTTNMLREDGERRDSWLTYDKGLGQRGYTPVDRLDSDNVASLTQKYSIPTDSAGIETNPIIVPTDPPVMYYTTSNLSVVAANARNGKKYWQFKYALPEDAVGQTGRNRGVAVWKDKVYFATTDTHLVALNRYTGEKEWETNMLTERQQREMEYPKRMSISQAPIAYDGRILVGMSGDFGGWCVASSVDAESGDVQWTVNMAPEDAWVDESWRFASAAPWMSPSVDPQTNTVFYAVGNPCPMMNGLVRPGPNHHSNSIVAVDLDSGKINWASQQIPHELWDYDSHATPTVFDLEVDGETRRAVSTDQKAGWTYVYDAETGRLLERTAPWTKQDHEWAEHFLALPPRGEKNAATAWPGTIGATEWPPCAYDPETGMRYIAAVEAAQRVSYDPDWEYVTEGDITLAEGGSRLASEDTTHNAYVQAVDPASGDLAWRTELPDVSPEWSHWRIWPGGTTATAGGVLFVASSGGHLYALDAKTGERIWSAQTDADRITPAPVVWEDPTEQIQYVAVAADDEITVWSSGGFEE